A stretch of the Nicotiana tabacum cultivar K326 chromosome 6, ASM71507v2, whole genome shotgun sequence genome encodes the following:
- the LOC107792362 gene encoding uncharacterized protein LOC107792362, which produces MAESDETPSPATTPSTAPIYIHPRREPFEHGLLPIPKLIFTDGTQTLGPIKDKLLSSLSSSESSTTNQRVNTESIAESLQISLEHARLVLETIACVLHSDSDPLVTAKPSEVGSIGVNVFDLVVFLYIQSYKRLLPKGHKDSAAVADVWPSTSAFDGFLSALSPLQLVRSNSRRNMPSQSDEEAHQLSYLQKHLGNILSLLSEAVEGEGDETLVLSAEKFEHLGFLFYFGEKGSERIPLSQNAPFFANSDPDMPAVPVPAAQVHDWLLQNIASALERITERASAKENGPTSAIDQDVPMADVSASSVKSSLSPRGPNFIEGISKTSYVRQPNDLKGSSVKVVNCHESVIYILAPLKYATVYGCSDATIFLGAVGKAVRVEHCERVHVIAAAKRICIINCRECVFFLGVNQTPLVVGDNHKLQVAPYNTFYSQLEEHLNVVGIDPAINKWDEPVALGVVDPHDSLSHPAGVSDVQTESASRIVPDQFTNFLIPNWFEGEQSGSTKNNPFPLPDAYMASQQRRQKNLEEIKQNLREADLEESRKKELTTALHQCFNDWLYASGNIRQLYCLQNE; this is translated from the exons ATGGCGGAATCCGATGAAACACCGTCACCGGCGACGACACCATCCACCGCCCCAATATACATTCACCCACGCAGGGAGCCATTTGAACACGGCCTATTACCGATCCCGAAGCTAATCTTCACCGACGGAACACAAACCCTAGGTCCAATTAAGGACAAGCTATTATCCTCCCTTTCGTCCTCCGAGTCAAGTACTACGAACCAACGCGTTAACACGGAATCCATTGCTGAGTCCCTTCAGATCTCGCTCGAACACGCTCGCCTCGTCCTCGAAACCATTGCTTGTGTTCTTCACTCCGATTCGGACCCTCTCGTTACCGCTAAGCCCTCCGAGGTCGGCTCTATCGGTGTTAATGTGTTTGATTTGGTTGTATTTTTGTACATTCAGAGTTACAAAAGGTTGCTTCCTAAAGGACATAAGGATTCAGCTGCCGTAGCTGATGTTTGGCCTTCTACTTCGGCTTTCGACGGGTTCTTGTCCGCATTGTCGCCGTTGCAG CTTGTACGTAGCAATAGTCGACGAAATATGCCATCACAATCTGATGAAGAGGCTCATCAGTTATCCTATTTACAAAAGCACCTGGGAAACATTCTGTCTCTTTTGTCAGAGGCAGTAGAAGGAGAGGGCGACGAAACACTG GTTCTGTCCGCAGAGAAATTTGAGCATCTTGGTTTTCTATTCTATTTTGGTGAAAAGGGATCTGAGAGAATCCCATTGAGTCAGAATGCCCCATTTTTTGCCAATTCAGATCCAGACATGCCAGCTGTTCCTGTTCCTGCAGCTCAAGTACATGATTGGCTGCTACAAAATATAGCGTCTGCTCTGGAACGCATTACTGAGAGGGCTTCTGCGAAGGAAAATGGACCAACCAGTGCCATCGACCAGGATGTGCCAATGGCTGATGTCTCTGCAAGTTCAGTAAAGAGTTCATTGAGTCCTAGAGGCCCAAATTTCATTGAGGGAATCTCGAAAACATCATATGTACGTCAGCCAAATGATCTTAAAGGCTCTTCTGTGAAG GTTGTCAATTGCCATGAATCAGTCATTTACATTTTAGCACCTCTGAAATATGCTACAGTATACGGATGCTCTGATGCAACCATTTTCCTGGGAGCTGTTGGCAAG GCTGTAAGAGTTGAGCACTGTGAACGTGTGCATGTGATAGCAGCGGCTAAACGTATCTGTATCATCAACTGTCGTGAATGTGTATTTTTCCTGGGAGTAAATCAAACACCACTTGTTGTTGGTGATAACCATAAATTGCAG GTGGCTCCATACAATACTTTTTACTCCCAGCTGGAGGAGCACCTGAATGTAGTTGGTATTGATCCAGCCATCAACAAATGGGATGAACCTGTGGCTCTTGGCGTTGTTGATCCACATGATTCGCTTTCACATCCTGCAGGTGTTTCTGATGTTCAGACTGAGTCCGCCAGTCGCATAGTCCCCGATCAGTTCActaactttttg ATTCCAAACTGGTTTGAAGGTGAACAATCTGGGTCTACAAAAAACAATCCATTCCCTTTACCTGATGCTTACATGGCATCGCAGCAGAGAAGG CAAAAAAACTTGGAGGAGATTAAGCAGAACTTGCGGGAAGCTGATCTTGAAGAGAGCCGGAAAAAGGAATTAACAACAGCTCTCCATCAGTGCTTTAACGACTGGTTATATG CTTCAGGAAATATACGGCAATTGTACTGTCTTCAAAATGAATAG
- the LOC107792361 gene encoding retrovirus-related Pol polyprotein from transposon TNT 1-94-like isoform X1 — MDCHLPSPILSLCNLLKANFLLKASCYLSVKRVLVKMANDGNQAVPMMTANASTSRTPALAPTEKPGKFSGMDFKRWQQKMFFYLTTLCLQKFIKEDVPDLPDETPENDSFLVIEAWKHSDFLCRNYILSGLEDNLYNVYSGVETSKELWNALEKKYKTEDAGMKKFVAAKFLDYKMVDSKSVITQVQELQVIIHDLFAEGLVINEAFQVAAIIEKLPPLWKGFKNYLKHKRKEMSLEDLIVRLRIGEDNKTAERRDRGNSTIMGANVVEDNKKRKKASGPKYNPSKKRFSGNCYNCGKTGHKSTECRARKKDKQRSQANMVEKHDDVDDLCVMLSECNLVGNPKEWWIDSGATRHVCAVREAFSTYASAGPEETLSMGNAATANIEGYGKIFLKMTSGKVMTLNNVLHVPEIRKNLVSTGLLVKHGFKCVFVSDKVVISKNEMFVGKGYLTEGLFKLNVIVVETNNKTSASSYLLESNDLWHVRLGHVNYKTLRKMINLEVLPKFECEKSKCQICVESKYVKHPYKSVERNSNPLDLIHTDICDMKSIPSRGGKKYFITFIDDSTRYCYVYLLNSKDEAIDAFKQYKNEVETQLNKKIKMIRSDRGGEYESPFEQICLEYGIIHQTTAPYTPQSNGIAERKNRSLKEMMNALLISSGLPQNLWGKAVLTASRILNRVPHSKTQSIPYEKWKGRKPNLNYFKVWGCLAKVQVPKPKRVKIGPKTVDCVFIGYAINSKTYRFLVHKSENPDIHNNTVIESDNAEFFENIYPYKKECESIGEGSKRPREETKESTFNQGDPRLSKRRRTSTSFGPDFVTFLLENEPRTFKEAMSSSESLFWKEAVNSEIESILNNHTWELVDLPAGNKPLGSKWIFKRKMKDDGTIDKFKARLIVKGYRQREGLDYFDTYSPVTRITSIRMLVALAAVYGLEIHQMDIKTAFLNGELEEEIYMEQPEGLWFQVKKIRYVDLLSPFTD; from the exons ATGGATTGCCATTTACCAAGCCCAATCCTGAGTTTGTGCAATCTGTTAAAAGCCAATTTTCTCCTGAAAGCAAGCTGCTACTTGTCTGTCAAGAGGGTCTTAG taaaaatggcgaatgacggaaatcaagctgttccgatgatgactgccaatgcatcgacaagtcgaactccggcgttggcaccgacagagaaacccggaaaattttccgggatggatttcaagcgctggcagcaaaagatgttcttctacttgactacgttatgtctacagaagttcatcaaggaagatgttcctgatcttccagatgaaactccagagaatgatagctttctcgtgattgaggcgtggaagcattctgacttcttgtgcaggaattatattcttagtggactggaggataatctgtataatgtatacagtggcgtggagacgtcaaaagaattgtggaatgcgcttgaaaagaaatacaaaactgaagatgccgggatgaagaaattcgtcgctgcaaaatttttggactacaaaatggtagatagcaagtctgttattacccaagtccaggagttacaagtgattattcatgatctattTGCTGAAG gtcttgtcatcaatgaggcattccaagtagcagcaataattgagaagttgcctccattgtggaagggctttaaaaattatttgaaacacaaacgaaaggagatgtcccttgaagatctcattgttcgattgagaatcgGAGAGGACAATAAAACTGCTGAAAGGAGAgaccgtggaaattcaacaataatgggagcaaatgttgttgaagataacaaaaagagaaagaaagcttctggtccgaaatacaacccaagcaagaagcggttcagtggaaactgctacaactgtgggaaaaccggacacaaatctacggagtgtcgtgctcggaagaaagacaagcaaaggagtcaagcaaacatggtagaaaagcatgatgatgttgatgacttgtgcgtcatgctttctgaatgcaacctggtaggaaacccaaaggagtggtggattgattctggagccactcgccatgtttgtgctgtgagggaagcattttctacatatgcttctgctggacccgaagagacgctctctatgggaaatgctgctacaGCAAACATTGAAGGATACGgtaagatatttctcaagatgacttctggcaaggtcatgactttgaacaacgtccttcatgttcccgagattaggaagaacttagtctctactggacttcttgtaaagcacggtttcaagtgcgtttttgtatctgacaaggtagtgattagtaagaatgaaatgtttgtaggaaaaggttaccttactgagggccttttcaagctgaatgtaatagttgttgaaactaataataaaacttcagcttcttcttacttacttgagtcaaatgatttatggcatgtacgtttgggtcatgtcaattataaaaccttgcgaaaaatgattaacctggaagtattgcctaagtttgaatgcgaaaaatcaaaatgtcaaatatgtgtggaatctaagtatgttaaacatccttataagtcggttgaaaggaattcaaatcctttagacttaattcacacagatatttgtgacatgaagtcaataccatctcgcggtggaaagaagtatttcataacttttattgacgatagtactcgatattgctatgtttacttacttaatagtaaagatgaagcaatagacgcattcaagcaatacaaaaatgaagttgaaacgcaacttaacaagaaaatcaaaatgataagaagtgataggggtggtgaatatgaatctccttttgaacaaatatgtttagaatatggaattattcatcaaacaacagccccttacacgccccaatccaatgggattgcggaaagaaagaatcgttcattaaaggagatgatgaacgcattgttgataagttctggtttgccacagaacttgtgggggaaagccgttcttacggccagccgaatactaaatcgagtaccccatagcaaaacacaatccattccatatgaaaaatggaaaggaaggaagcccaacttgaattattttaaagtgtgggggtgtttggcaaaagtgcaagttcctaaacccaaaagggtaaaaataggaccgaaaacagttgattgtgttttcataggatatgcgattAATAGTAAaacatatcgatttctggttcataaatcagaaaatcccgacattcataataatacggttatagaatcagataatgctgagttctttgaaaatatatatccgtataaaaaggaatgcgagtcgattggtgaaggatctaaacgacctcgggaagaaacaaaagaaagtacatttaatcaggggGATCCAAGACTTAGTAAACGTCGaagaacgtctacttcgtttggaccagattttgtgactttcttattggaaaatgagcctcgaacatttaaagaagctatgtcttcttcggaatcattgttctggaaagaggcagtcaatagtgaaatagaatccatattgaacaaccatacatgggaattggttgatcttcctgctggaaataaacctttgggttctaaatggatttttaagagaaaaatgaaagatgatggcactattgataaatttaaggcaagacttattgtcaaagggtatagacaacgagaaggtcttgactactttgatacatactccccagttacaaggattacgtctatacggatgttagtagcattagctgcagtgtatggtcttgaaattcatcaaatggatattaaaacggccttcttaaatggagagttggaggaagaaatttacatggaacaacctgaaggtttgtggttccaggtaaagaaaataaggtatgtagacttgttaagtccctttacggactaa